One genomic segment of Musa acuminata AAA Group cultivar baxijiao chromosome BXJ3-3, Cavendish_Baxijiao_AAA, whole genome shotgun sequence includes these proteins:
- the LOC135632731 gene encoding uncharacterized protein LOC135632731 produces the protein MTNRRQIPTFGSWNYYDDLPITQYFESAMQAGLVRGQSFVEDADLYQVPSSPVKLSYHQRHQRKEKRGGDKQYQTGQQRKQGKVCDVTVTAPATPRRIRAPKAVDEDLYKIPPELLYQKPKRKRLLRGWSGCLGLHCVA, from the exons ATGACGAACAGGCGCCAGATTCCAACATTTGGGAGCTGGAATTACTATGACGACCTTCCCATCACGCAGTACTTCGAGTCAGCAATGCAGGCTGGGTTAGTCCGAGGTCAATCCTTCGTTGAGGATGCTGATCTCTACCAGGTGCCGTCTTCCCCAGTGAAACTGAGCTACCACCAACGCCACCAGAGAAAG GAGAAGAGAGGAGGGGACAAGCAGTATCAGACAGGGCAGCAGAGGAAGCAAGGGAAGGTGTGTGATGTCACAGTAACAGCACCGGCCACGCCAAGGAGGATCAGAGCTCCCAAGGCTGTGGACGAGGACTTGTACAAGATCCCTCCCGAGCTCCTCTACCAAAAACCCAAGAGG AAGAGGCTGCTGAGAGGGTGGTCAGGATGCCTGGGACTGCACTGCGTTGCGTGA